Proteins from a genomic interval of Anolis sagrei isolate rAnoSag1 chromosome 1, rAnoSag1.mat, whole genome shotgun sequence:
- the ZNF395 gene encoding zinc finger protein 395 — protein sequence MATVLSRRLGKRSLLGARISAPPLLGDGVLGAPQAVHPLPLDHHNKGSPPLLGSYDESHFAEAKGHGDPHQSWPTLLPSQKVGVFCNEQDQTGLMEHHDCASDEVKALLPENGFPICRKVEEAQPAEAPILRMPALDAQQAIATTLGFGTIPMSTEDCPATVNAAVVSALRSVSQNIDVPKRKSDAAVEMDEMMAAMVLTSLSCSPVVQSPPCSDASIPASQASCDVWKESGDLSDGGSSTTSGHWSGISTPSPPHSEPSPKYSSEALSSPRTDDGFETDSDPFLFEEPAPRKRKNSVKVMYKCLWPNCGKVLRSIVGIKRHVKTQHLGDGANSDQRKREEDFYYTEMQVKEEVPPEPPATIPSPSTAPSSFAGSSPIVIQPAPSQPEAIVLDQTASLEPHLSSSALSQSAPSSFWHIQADHAYQALPSIQIPVSPHIFTSISWAAATSTIPTLSPVRSRSLSFSEPQPTPPLPPPVPKSHLIVASPPRAPSGTRKVRGEAKKCRKVYGIEHRDQWCTACRWKKACQRFLD from the exons ATGGCGACTGTGCTGTCGAGGCGGCTGGGGAAGCGTTCCTTGCTGGGGGCCCGCATTTCGGCCCCCCCTTTGCTCGGGGACGGCGTGTTGGGAGCCCCCCAGGCAGTGCACCCCTTGCCATTGGACCACCACAACAAGGGATCCCCTCCGTTGCTTGGGTCGTACGACGAGAGCCACTTTGCGGAGGCCAAAGGACACGGAGATCCACACCAGAGCTGGCCGACGCTGCTTCCGAGCCAAAAG GTGGGTGTCTTTTGCAACGAGCAAGATCAAACCGGCTTGATGGAGCATCATGACTGCGCCAGCGACGAAGTGAAAGCCTTGCTCCCCGAAAATGGATTCCCCATCTGCCGCAAAGTGGAGGAAGCGCAGCCGGCGGAGGCCCCGATATTGCGCATGCCAGCCTTGGATGCGCAGCAAGCCATAGCCACAACATTGGGATTTGGCACCATTCCCATGTCCACGGAGGATTGCCCGGCCACGGTGAATGCCGCCGTGGTGTCGGCTCTGAGATCCGTGTCCCAGAATATCGATGTACCTAAAAG GAAATCAGACGCTGCAGTTGAGATGGATGAAATGATGGCTGCCATGGTCTTAACCAGCTTATCCTGCAGCCCGGTGGTGCAAAGCCCGCCCTGCAGCGATGCCAGCATCCCAG CCTCCCAAGCTTCCTGCGACGTCTGGAAGGAGAGCGGCGACTTGTCCGACGGCGGGAGCAGCACCACCAGCGGGCATTGGAGCGGCATCTCGACCCCTTCGCCCCCGCACTCGGAGCCCAGCCCCAAATACTCCAGCGAGGCCCTTAGTTCTCCAAGGACCGACGACGGGTTCGAGACGGACTCAGACCCCTTCCTCTTTGAGGAGCCGGCTCCGCGGAAAAGAAAG AACTCAGTGAAGGTGATGTACAAGTGTTTGTGGCCCAATTGTGGCAAAGTGCTCCGCTCCATCGTCGGGATCAAAAGGCACGTGAAGACGCAACATCTGGG GGATGGTGCCAACTCTGACCAGAGGAAGCGGGAGGAAGATTTCTACTACACCGAGATGCAGGTCAAGGAGGAGGTGCCCCCGGAGCCCCCCGCCACCATTCCCAGCCCCTCCACTGCCCCCTCCTCCTTCGCCGGATCCTCTCCTATCGTCATCCAGCCAGCCCCTTCCCAACCAGAAGCTATTGTTCTGGATCAGACTGCCTCTTTGGAGCCTCATCTGTCCAGCAGCGCCCTCAGCCAGTCGGCCCCCAGTTCTTTCTGGCACATCCAGGCTGACCACGCATACCAG GCTTTGCCCTCCATCCAGATCCCGGTGTCTCCGCACATATTCACCAGCATCAGCTGGGCGGCCGCCACGTCCACCATCCCCACCCTCTCGCCG GTCCGAAGCCGGTCCTTGAGTTTCAGCGAGCCGCAGCCGACCCCACCTTTGCCCCCTCCAGTGCCGAAATCCCACCTGATCGTCGCGTCTCCCCCTCGGGCCCCCAGCGGAACCAG gAAAGTCCGCGGTGAAGCCAAGAAGTGCCGCAAGGTTTACGGCATCGAGCACCGGGACCAATGGTGCACCGCCTGCCGGTGGAAGAAAGCCTGCCAGCGGTTTTTGGACTGA